A single genomic interval of Lynx canadensis isolate LIC74 chromosome A2, mLynCan4.pri.v2, whole genome shotgun sequence harbors:
- the MCOLN1 gene encoding mucolipin-1 isoform X1, with translation MAPRTWATETERLLTPSPGYGTRAGASPVPPEEEDLRRRLKYFFMSPCDKFRAKGRKPFKLMLQVVKILVVTVQLILFGLSNQLAVTFREENTIAFRHLFLLGYSDGADDTFAAYTREQLYQAIFHTVDQYLMLPDVSLGRYAYVRGGGGPWANGSALALCQHYYHRGHVDPANDTFDIDPLVVTDCIRVDPPERPLVPPSDDLSLSDGSASYKNLTLKFHKLINVTIHFQLKTINLQSLINNEIPDCYTFSVLITFDNKAHSGRIPISLETQAHIQECKHPSVFRHGDNSFRLLFDVVVILTCSFSFLLCARSLLRGFLLQNEFVGFMWRQRGRVISLWERLEFVNGWYILLVTSDVLTISGTIMKIGIEAKNLASYDVCSILLGTSTLLVWVGVIRYLTFFHKYNILIATLRVALPSVMRFCCCVAVIYLGYCFCGWIVLGPYHVKFRSLSMVSECLFSLINGDDMFVTFAAMQAQQGRSSLVWLFSQLYLYSFISLFIYMVLSLFIALITGAYDTIKVSAGPHALPPARLQWGQPSHTRSRVPGAPGPLSRVSGHMRQGEEGRVQGEKVGDSEKPERGDWGGGGEPQPPVLVSSAWGSGQVRFPESAFTKRETRL, from the exons aGACGGAGCGCCTCCTGACACCCAGTCCTGGGTATGGCACCCGGGCCGGGGCTTCCCCGGTCCCTCCGGAAGAGGAGGACCTGCGTCGCCGCCTCAAGTACTTTTTCATGAGTCCCTGTGACAAATTCCGGGCCAAGGGTCGCAAGCCCTTCAAGCTGATGCTGCAAGTCGTGAAGATCTTGGTGGTCACGGTGCAG CTCATCCTGTTCGGGCTCAGCAACCAGCTGGCAGTGACCTTCCGGGAGGAGAACACCATTGCCTTCCGGCACCTCTTCCTCCTGGGCTACTCTGATGGGGCGGATGATACCTTCGCAGCCTACACGCGGGAGCAGCTGTACCAGGCCATCTTCCACACCGTGGACCAG tACCTGATGCTCCCCGATGTGTCGCTGGGCCGGTATGCCTACGTGCGGGGCGGAGGTGGCCCCTGGGCCAATGGCTCGGCCCTGGCCCTCTGCCAGCACTACTACCACCGCGGCCACGTGGACCCGGCCAACGACACCTTTGACATTGATCCGCTGGTTGTCACTG ACTGCATCCGGGTGGACCCCCCTGAGAGACCCCTTGTGCCCCCCAGTGATGATCTCTCCCTCTCGGACGGCAGCGCCAGTTACAAGAACCTCACACTCAAATTCCACAA gcTGATCAACGTCACCATCCACTTCCAGCTGAAGACCATCAACCTCCAGAGCCTGATCAACAACGAGATTCCAGACTGCTACACCTTCAGTGTCCTG ATCACTTTCGACAATAAGGCGCACAGCGGCCGTATCCCCATCAGCCTGGAGACCCAGGCCCACATCCAGGAGTGTAAGCACCCCAGCGTCTTCAGGCACG GAGACAACAGCTTCCGGCTCCTGTTTGACGTGGTCGTGATCCTcacctgctccttctccttcctgctgTGTGCCCGCTCGCTGCTCCGTGGCTTTCTGCTGCAGAAC GAGTTTGTTGGGTTCATGTGGCGGCAGCGGGGACGGGTCATCAGCCTGTGGGAGCGGCTGGAATTTGTCAACGGCTGGTACATCCTGCTGGTCACCAGCGATGTGCTCACTATCTCGGGTACCATCATGAAGATTGGCATCGAAGCCAAG AACCTGGCGAGCTACGATGTCTGCAGCATCCTCCTGGGCACCTCCACCTTGCTCGTCTGGGTCGGCGTCATCCGCTATCTGACCTTCTTCCATAAGTACAAC ATTCTCATTGCCACGCTGCGGGTGGCCCTGCCCAGCGTCATGCGTTTCTGCTGCTGTGTGGCTGTCATCTACTTGGGCTATTGCTTCTGTGGCTGGATCGTGTTGGGGCCCTACCACGTGAAG TTTCGCTCGCTGTCCATGGTGTCCGAGTGCCTGTTCTCGCTCATCAACGGGGACGACATGTTCGTGACGTTCGCCGCGATGCAGGCCCAGCAGGGCCGCAGCAGCCTCGTCTGGCTGTTCTCCCAGCTCTACCTCTACTCCTTCATCAGCCTCTTCATCTACATGGTGCTGAGCCTTTTCATCGCGCTTATCACTGGTGCCTACGACACCATCAAGGTCAGCGCCGGCCCCCACGCCCTCCCCCCAGCCCGCCTCCAGTGGGGCCAGCCCTCACATACTCGCAGCCGTGTACCTGGGGCTCCAGGTCCCCTTAGCAGGGTCTCAGGGCACATGAGGcagggtgaggagggaagggtCCAGGGGGAGAAGGTGGGAGACTCTGAGAAGCCAGAGAGAGGTGACTGGGGTGGTGGTGGCGAACCGCAGCCGCCAGTCTTGGTTTCATCCGCGTGGGGTTCTGGCCAGGTAAGGTTTCCTGAGTCCGCTTTTACCAAGCGAGAGACCAGGCTGTAG